In the genome of Chroococcidiopsis sp. TS-821, the window TTGCACGTGATACCATAACTTATTGCGAATTGTCGGCATGACGTGCAGCGGGTAGGTAGACAAGGGATAAAGTCTGAGACTCATTTCCTTAGCTACCTTGAGCGCTACCTTGAGATTACTTAGATATTCTGTTGCTAACTCTGTGACGCTGTACGCGGGTGGTGTATTAATCTCCACCATGCTTTTTACCCATTCCGGCGCAAAGTGTTGCGGATTGCGTCCTTCGGCTGCTGCAACTTCTTGACAGCGCTGCAAGTATTCATCACCGCTATGCGAAATGACACCACGTTCGTCTACTAGAAAAAATTCTTGCTCAAGCCCAATCCGCCGATCTTCTACACTCATGCCTCAAACCTCGTAGAAGGCATTTTTATCTTAGCCTTCCTCCGATCTAGTCTCAATTTTATCTATATAGGGCTGGTTTAATTTTATCGTTCAATCTTTGACAAGGACGATTAGACGCATCAGCAGCTTCCCGTAATGAGAGTTTTAGAAAGTGCTGGCGTAGATTCTCGCGGATTGATAAGTATTATTGACAACTTTTGCATCGACTTGATGTAAAGCTTCCAGGATACCTGGAACAGTTGATTGCAGCGCCTGGCGAATTGCATCGAGTTGCACGATGTCTACTTCGTTTGTCCATTCGTTCATGAAAAACTTTTTGACTTCAATCGATAAAACGCACGCTGAATCGGGAAAAGTTTGATGCACCCAGCGCGGAAAGTAACCACCAGAGAAGTTAATGTTTTCGCGGACATCTAAATGTCTACCCAAAAAGTTGAAGGCTCGTAAGTCTTGCGTGAAGCGGTCGATAACAGGTGCCCAACGCTGGCGATTCAGCGTTCCTGTACCAATATTGATTTCTGGATTGTAGCGCGGATCGGCGGGTAGTGAATTAGGTCCAAAACGTAAGTGATTATAAGTATGTAGTTCAAATACAACAAAGCGACCGTGACGACGTTCGATATCGCTTAAGACTTGTTCTAACATCGCATAGAAGGCGTCGTGTTCTGCCCATGAACGCTCTACGATCGCGCGGGGCGGTCTTGTTTTCCAAACTTTTAATCCCCAAGCATCTTCGGGTTTAATATACACGGCTTTGTCGCGGCGGCGATTCAAATCGAATTCAAAGCGCGATCGCCGTGCAACAATTCTGGTATCGGCAATTTTTGTCCAGTGCGCGGTGTATGGATCTTCTTCGCGCCAGCGATCCGCTTCGGTAACGCTGAGTAACGGGGCGACTTCTTCGCGAACGTCGTGACCGTCATGCAACGCAACAGCAACGACTGGTCCATCTCCTTGTGTTAATGCCCAGCTACGTGATGTCATCTACTACCCCACAGGACTAATGTAAGCTTTTTATTCTCGCTTGACTGGAGGTTAATAAATGTAACGACGGTAACAAGTTGCGGCGATCGCTATCTAAATAAAAACCCCAGTGCGGACTGGGGGCGAGTTGCTGTTAAGGACTCTATTTAACATCCCAAATGCGTGCTTTGTAATCTGCATAGTAACAGCTAAACTTCCAGAAGTTAATCAGCGGTCGCAGCAGGGGATGGTGCATTTTTTGCTGTTTCTCTACTTTGAGCGATGATTGATTGCGATCTGAAAACATCATGGTTCTTTCTCCTTGGTGAATAATCAATGCCAATTATTGGTAGTACTGCTGTTCAATCCAGGCGCGCATTTCAGCTTCAGAACTGCGTTTTGCCGTGCGACCTGTTCTCGGATCGCAAGCATTCCACCACGTATTACCGTAGCGATCTGAACTCTGCCAAACTTGTAGTTCGTTTTGCGTATTGAGATAATTGATAAATCGCTGCCAAATGCTTTTTAAAGGTGCAAGATAATCAGTTTTGGCTTCTACTGTCGGTTGATGATAGAGAAATTCCAGTCTTTCTCGCTCAAAGGAACTCATCGAATTCTTCATACCAAATCTTCATGACCTCACATCACTTTTTTTACTTCTCTTAACAACCTCACTCTAACAAGCTTTTTCTTGACAATCCAAGCAATTTATGCATGACATGCATGAATAAAATTCATATCTAGGGGATGGCATGACTTGCAAATGATTGCGAGAATAGACGTTGCTTGTATGGAGTGCTATGAGTGACATTACTAGTAAAATTAAGCTCTCGCAGTTACGGGCGTTAGTCGCAGTTGCGGAACGCGGAAATTTTAGTACAGCTGCGCTGCACTTAGAGATATCGCAGTCAGCGGTTAGTCACGCGATCGCGGCTTTAGAAGAAGATCTAGGCGTTGTTTTACTCGTACGGGGGCGTCATGGGGCGCATCCAACGCCCGTGGGAGAACGAATTATTGCCCATGCCCGCCAGGTACTACAATTACTCGAAACAATGGCGAAAGAAGCAAATCTCGAAAAAGGTTTGCACGGCGGTCAAGTAAGAATTGGTTGTTTTCGAAGTGTCGCAACGCACATTTTACCAGCAGTTATTGCTGAGTTTCGCAAGCATTTTCCGAAGATTGCAGTCACAATTACTGAACATTATGATTACATTGACGTCGAGCAAGCTTTGCGGGAAGGTCATGCAGATCTTGGCTTTACTTATCTTCCTGCAAGTGATGAATTTGAAACTTGGGAATTACTGCGCGATGATTATATTGTGTTACTACCGCCAACTGCTCCCACGAGTACCAAACAAATCAGCTGGAAGCAATTAGCCGCGTATCCTTTAATTGTCCCTTCGACAAATACTTGCTCGATTAGAATTCGCAACCATCTACGCTTCTCTGACTGTCCTCTGCACATTGCGTATGAAGTTCGCGAAGATTCAACAATTGTTAGTATGGTTGTGCAAGGATTGGGTGCGGCAATTTTGCCACGATTAGCCGCCGAACCCTTACCGCCTGGAGTACAAGCGTGTACTTTACCGATTCCCCTCGAAAGAATTATCGGAGTGGCGGTGTTGGCAAATACACTGCAAACACCTGCTGTTTTTGCGTTTCTAGATGTACTGATGAAAGCAAAGCGCTTTGCACTGCGCACAGCGGTTTAAAAATGATAATTATTTAAGCAGTACTCGATTTGTAACATCAGGCGATCGCGTTGCGCTGGTGGCGTTCCTTTGTGAAAACAAAAGGGATCTTCGGCAAAGCCAAAACCAACGTTACCGCAGATTGTTAAAATGTCTTCTTGAGGATAGTATTGGCTGATATCGCGATCGCTACGACCGATAAACAGCGTTAGTTGATGTGTAATCTTTTTGTTTTTGTGGCTTCCGCGAACGCAAACATGCGCTCCACTCGCTGCATCAACTTCACTTAAGTAAAAGAAAAATTTAAGCGAACGATAGTCAATCGGATCGTAATGAAACAACTCTTGCGCAAAGTTTAGTCTCTCCTGAAAATTGGCATTTGTTGCAAAACTCCACCACAGCCGCGATCCTGTAAATACAGGTTTGGCATTAAAGTACGCAGCTGCGATTTTGAGTAACTTAGAGTCTTGAGTAATCTTCTCGATGGCGCAGCAATTTCTTTCAGGGTCTACATAGTCGCTGACGACTAAGTTACCATACTTTTGTTGCCATAACTCTTTCTCCTCAACATAAAACATCAGCTGTGGATCGAAGTTGGCAAAACACGGTTCGCACTTTGTAAACGCTAAAATTTCTTCAATAATCGTTGTCGGTAGTTGAATTCCTAAATATAAGCCATCTGTTTGTAGTGCTTGAACCACAGCTTCTACATCAAGAGCTTCAAAAATAGATTCGGTATATTCTTCAAGTACTGCTTGGGGATAAAAAATGCTGATATGCGATCGAATTACCTGAAATCGCGAGAACAAAAACATTAACAACCACTTTGGGTTTTTAACAGAATACATGTAGTAAGGCTTGACTTTGAGGCGAACTCGTAACAACAGGTTCTGCAGTTTCTCGTGACTGCGCCTGAGTCGATGATTGATCAACAGCATAAATTTAGCAGAAATACTTACGTAGTTTAGCCTAAGTAATTCTTTCTAAAATGCTAGAGCTTTGATGAAATCTTTGAATAAACTTGGTAAATTAAGTGCTTTTGTGAGTAAATCATAAAAATAGTGAGAATTTTTTCATCAATCTTGGATTTTCTTTGTTTTTGAGCAAATTTAACCGCTAACCTAGCACGTGATGGCGCGGCTTCACAAAATCTGTGCGCCTTTTTAAACTCATAAAATTAGTAGTGCATAAATGAACGACCAAGAATTGTTATGCGCTCTTGAGTCTTATTGCAGATAAAACAAAACGGTAATTCCTGCGATCGCAATTCCTACACCGGCAATCGCCCTGAAACTAATTCGTTCGCCCATTGCGGCTGCTAGTGGTAGGACAAATAAAGGACTTGTATTAGTCAGTGTTAACGCAATTCCTGCAGCTGTAAATTGAATCGCGGTTTGTTGCAGCCAAATTCCGAGGTAAGTTCCGGTAAAGGATGCGATAAAAATTGCAGCGATCGCGCGGAGTGTAGGTAGTTTCAGTCCTGAACTGCGTGTTTTCAATGCCACCCAAGGTATAATAATACATAATCCACCGCTCAAGCGTAACAGTGCAGCCCACAACGAACTAACTGTTGTCGTAGTGAAAACTGCTCGCGAAAGCACCGCACCTGTTGCTAGCGCGATCGCTGCTAAAATGCCAAAACTGATACCGCGTAATAAATGAGTTGAGTGGTGCGTGCTCGTTCCAGGAGTTCTTTCGCTTAATACCCACGCTACTCCCAGAATAGTTAGTATAATACCGCACCAAGCAGCAAAACTCAATTGTTCTTGAAGAAAGAGCAACGCCAAAATTGCAGTTATCGGTGGTGCTAAGGTTTCCATAAGCAGTGTTCGCCGCGCACCGAGGTATTTCAGGGCAGTCAGGAATGCAGAATCGCCAAGACCGATGCCCAACATGCCACTTAGTATAAAGAAGAAGTAATCGTTAAACGCCAATGCAGGGAGGACGTCGCCACTTATAAATATTGTGCACAAAAGAAGAACAACGGCGATCGCGCCTTTGAATAAGTTGAGTTCGAGAGGATGAATAGTTTGTCCGACGCGGCTATAGATGACAGAAGCTACTGCCCACAAGCAAGCAGCAGCTAAAGCGGCGAATTCACCTGTTAAGTTCAAGTTTAAAGATAAAAATGACATTTGAAGTTTTGAGTAAGGGATACCTTACCCGTATTTGTTGAGCTTTGAATTTTGTCTAGCGGGCAAAACTTTTATTTTGACTGCTTTTAATCTAGTACAGAGTTATTCAGTGTTAACTTGATTATTCACATGTTAATTTGCTCTTCACGACCTACTCGCTTTCAGCAGATTTTTACTTTTACCTCGGTGATATTTTAAAGGTTTAACGATCTCTATGCAATTTTTCTAGTTTATGCATCTCTGCGTAGCTATACTGAGGGCATTTGCTATTTTCTCTCAATACGATACAAGTATTGTGCTTTTAGATGTGAGAAAATGCTTTTCAAAACATTTATCCTCAATCAACAATCCACGATATACTGGCAGGACGCGCGAATAAACTTTAAAGTTAAAGCGGATGCAAGTGCAATTTATTGCTGAGGGATGACCTAATTTTCAGCATCAACCTTTTTTGGAATGAGTTTTAAAGAAACCTATAGAAGCCGCGCGCCCAACTGGCAATTCCTCAAGTTATGTAGCTGAAAAGACAGATAAATATTTGCACAAACTGCTAAAAAGTTTTACAACAGAACTACTGCCAACACGACAACTGACCGCAGATAAAGAAAAAGCTTTGCAGATGTCTATGCTCAGACTATTGCTTATGCACTGTTTACAGCAAGAGTGTTTAGCTTCATTAGAGATAAACAAGAAAGACGAAAAGAAACCTTTCTCGTTTAGAAGTTGGCTTGGCAACAATTCCCCAAAGCTCAACCGTTTTTACAGTACATATTTAAGAATGTATCGCAATTGAAGGGATGCTTAGAACGTGGTAACTCAGAACTCTGACATCCGCAAGCGGTACAGCTAAAAAAGGTAATGATGGCTGATGCCAAAAGATTGTACCAACCGACGTCAAATAGTGACGGAGCGAGTTACAGGGATCGCTAGAAACTTAAAAATTGCTTTCTCGACGGGAAACAGCGTTTCCACAATATCAAAGGCGATCGCGACAATAAATAACCCCAAGGTGAGATGCACCAAATTCGGATGAATAGGAATGATGTATGGTAATCCATTAACTCCTAAACTATCCCACTGTTTCAGCAGGTCTGGATTCATGACAGACCTCCTCGAATTGCTTCTACCACCGGAACTGTATGCAAACCATAAACCCACACGAGTAAGCTACCCAGGTACGACTGAACGCATACAAGCCCAACTAGCAATACACTCACAGCGAGGTAAGGAATTGGTAACTGTGGTTTTTCCTGCAATCGAATCACATAGCGCCAGGCGGTAACGATCGCCAGAATTCCAGAAAGTGACCAGCCTAAAATTGTATGAGCATTTAGTGTTGAAACTGATGCTGCGTAAGGTTCTGCCAAACCCGCTTCAATTTGTCCAAAAATAATGGCAATGAATATTGAAACCGTAGCAAAGGCTAGATTCCACCAGCTAACTTCATACAACTTGGAATTTTTTGTGAAATACCCAAGGATATCGCAAAACACTGCAAACAGCACCATCGCAATCACGAAATGCACCACAATTGGGTGAACGATATCGGGATAAGGAAAGTTATGCTCGTTGAGCAGCGGAAGATAATTAAACACAGGTTTTTAAGATAACGCAGTAAAAGTGACTATATAAGGTAGAACTGAGAAATTATGTAGGCAATTCAACTGAACGAACGTTTGAAGTTGAATAAACTCTTAGACTATAGAGCCATCAGCTTTTAACTTTCAAGAGTTCTGGTTTACACGTTATCTTCGCTTATTCTACAAAATCGCTTTCTGAAAGAAGTGTGTTCTTGCTTTTGTGACACATAGTTAGCGTGCTAGTTTTCCTAGCGAAGATTGCAGGTTTACACTATTCGTTCGCTGAAATATGGTGAGTGGGAATTGTGAATGGAATAATTGACACTTTGTCACTTTAATAAGGAGAGAAATTTGAAAAGTTCGCAAAGCTGAAGTAACGTTCTATAGCAAGGGTCAGGAAGCACAAGTCAGAGGTCAGGGTTAGAATCTAGAAGAGCTAATGATTCTGGGCTTCTCTCATGTCCTAAGCATCCCTCTAACTGCTATAGCTTCTCAACGCGCAAGCTTGGTGTCTGTACAGTTAAGCAAATCCTATGAATTATAGTAAAAACTTATATATTTTTTGGCTAGCTATTGTATTTGTTTATTGTTAAAGTTAGATTAGTAAGCAAAACTAACAACACTTCATAGGAGAAGTTCAATGACTTATACCGCTGAAAAAACATTAGTTACAACAACTGCAATTTCTCATGCTGAAGGCAGAAATTTGGAGACGTCTTTCCAAGCTGCTTTAGAACATGCTCGTCGTCTCACTCAAATGTATGGAATTGGCTCAACTGAGGTTGCTGTCGCCTGGGATACCGTAGAAGAATTAGTCACTGCATTGGTTCGCCGCCCAAAAAAATCGTTCTCTGCGTTTGAACAATACTGCACTTTGCATCCAGATGCGCCAGAGTGTCGCCTCTATGACGTTTAAGTGGCAAATGCTTCTGCAAAAAGCTGCTCGAGTAGAATGCACTACCCTCAACCGTTTATGCTGGTGAGTTGGTTAAGTGGGTAGTGCGATCGCTGTATCCACAGTAGCACCTTCAAATTTGCTTAAATAGCGATTTCTTGCCTACATCAAAGTCTTTTACTAAAGCAAAAGCTAGAAGTTAATTAGATAAAATTAAGATAAATCAGGAAGTTTACTACCTTTTTGGAACAAGCATTGCCA includes:
- a CDS encoding N-formylglutamate amidohydrolase, which codes for MTSRSWALTQGDGPVVAVALHDGHDVREEVAPLLSVTEADRWREEDPYTAHWTKIADTRIVARRSRFEFDLNRRRDKAVYIKPEDAWGLKVWKTRPPRAIVERSWAEHDAFYAMLEQVLSDIERRHGRFVVFELHTYNHLRFGPNSLPADPRYNPEINIGTGTLNRQRWAPVIDRFTQDLRAFNFLGRHLDVRENINFSGGYFPRWVHQTFPDSACVLSIEVKKFFMNEWTNEVDIVQLDAIRQALQSTVPGILEALHQVDAKVVNNTYQSARIYASTF
- a CDS encoding LysR family transcriptional regulator, with product MSDITSKIKLSQLRALVAVAERGNFSTAALHLEISQSAVSHAIAALEEDLGVVLLVRGRHGAHPTPVGERIIAHARQVLQLLETMAKEANLEKGLHGGQVRIGCFRSVATHILPAVIAEFRKHFPKIAVTITEHYDYIDVEQALREGHADLGFTYLPASDEFETWELLRDDYIVLLPPTAPTSTKQISWKQLAAYPLIVPSTNTCSIRIRNHLRFSDCPLHIAYEVREDSTIVSMVVQGLGAAILPRLAAEPLPPGVQACTLPIPLERIIGVAVLANTLQTPAVFAFLDVLMKAKRFALRTAV
- a CDS encoding DMT family transporter; amino-acid sequence: MSFLSLNLNLTGEFAALAAACLWAVASVIYSRVGQTIHPLELNLFKGAIAVVLLLCTIFISGDVLPALAFNDYFFFILSGMLGIGLGDSAFLTALKYLGARRTLLMETLAPPITAILALLFLQEQLSFAAWCGIILTILGVAWVLSERTPGTSTHHSTHLLRGISFGILAAIALATGAVLSRAVFTTTTVSSLWAALLRLSGGLCIIIPWVALKTRSSGLKLPTLRAIAAIFIASFTGTYLGIWLQQTAIQFTAAGIALTLTNTSPLFVLPLAAAMGERISFRAIAGVGIAIAGITVLFYLQ
- a CDS encoding DUF2231 domain-containing protein — encoded protein: MFNYLPLLNEHNFPYPDIVHPIVVHFVIAMVLFAVFCDILGYFTKNSKLYEVSWWNLAFATVSIFIAIIFGQIEAGLAEPYAASVSTLNAHTILGWSLSGILAIVTAWRYVIRLQEKPQLPIPYLAVSVLLVGLVCVQSYLGSLLVWVYGLHTVPVVEAIRGGLS
- a CDS encoding Calvin cycle protein CP12; amino-acid sequence: MTYTAEKTLVTTTAISHAEGRNLETSFQAALEHARRLTQMYGIGSTEVAVAWDTVEELVTALVRRPKKSFSAFEQYCTLHPDAPECRLYDV